A stretch of Acidovorax sp. RAC01 DNA encodes these proteins:
- a CDS encoding methyl-accepting chemotaxis protein, translating into MNKLSFKMKIMLMIGTALAALVIMALASLLNERRLIIESRRELLTTAVQSAHSVVTGFQAKAASGAMSVEDAQKAARDALRLSRFGGPEGKTEYFYIWTLDSKGVMHPIKPEWEGQDMAGKVKDGSGTDILKQISDALRASPNGRVFVPTMFARPGQQELVPKLQYVIRVDGWNWMVGSGLYTDDIDAIVRKTLLSGLAAILAVFAVVGGIGMVVARSVLRQIGGEPTEAIGIMSQVAEGNLDTQMPNAPEGSMLDGLSKMVASLRLLVTEVRTATDSIATASSEIAQGNNDLAHRTEDTASNLQSTASSMEELTSTVKQTSDSAHTANQMANSAAEVAARGGDVVSKVVATMQDINASSNRISDIIGVIDGIAFQTNILALNAAVEAARAGEQGRGFAVVAGEVRSLAGRSAEAAKEIKSLIGASVEKVESGTQLVGDAGATMTEIVASVQRVTDIIGEIRAATSEQSQGIAQVNTAMNQLDQMTQQNSALVEESTAAADSLREQAMRLTQVVARFRVNGSNASAQSTGAAAWSSSPAPSPVPAPARTAARAPAPAARSALPKAAPRPAAQRPAAAALPPKAKPATSAPAAAPAKPGGDDNGEWESF; encoded by the coding sequence ATGAACAAGCTCAGCTTCAAAATGAAAATCATGCTCATGATCGGCACGGCCCTCGCGGCCCTGGTGATCATGGCCCTTGCGTCGTTGCTGAACGAACGGCGGCTCATCATCGAGTCCCGTCGGGAGCTGCTCACCACGGCCGTGCAGTCGGCCCATAGCGTGGTCACCGGTTTTCAGGCCAAGGCTGCCAGCGGCGCCATGAGCGTCGAAGACGCCCAGAAAGCCGCCAGGGATGCCCTGCGCCTGTCCCGCTTTGGCGGGCCTGAGGGCAAGACCGAGTACTTCTACATCTGGACCCTGGATTCCAAGGGCGTGATGCACCCCATCAAGCCCGAATGGGAAGGCCAGGACATGGCGGGCAAGGTCAAGGACGGGTCGGGCACCGACATCCTCAAGCAAATCTCCGACGCCCTGCGCGCCAGCCCCAACGGGCGGGTTTTTGTGCCCACCATGTTCGCCCGCCCCGGACAGCAGGAGCTGGTGCCCAAGCTGCAGTACGTGATCCGCGTGGATGGCTGGAACTGGATGGTGGGTTCGGGCCTGTACACCGATGACATCGACGCCATCGTGCGCAAGACGCTGCTGTCGGGCTTGGCAGCCATCCTGGCCGTGTTCGCAGTGGTCGGCGGCATCGGGATGGTCGTGGCCCGCTCGGTGCTGCGCCAGATCGGTGGCGAGCCGACCGAAGCCATCGGAATCATGTCGCAGGTGGCAGAAGGCAATCTGGACACCCAGATGCCCAACGCCCCCGAAGGATCGATGCTGGACGGCCTCTCCAAGATGGTGGCATCGTTGCGCCTTCTGGTGACCGAAGTGCGTACCGCCACCGACAGCATTGCCACCGCTTCCAGTGAAATCGCGCAGGGCAACAACGACCTGGCCCACCGCACCGAAGACACGGCCAGCAACCTGCAGTCCACGGCCAGCTCCATGGAAGAGCTGACCAGTACCGTCAAGCAGACGTCCGACTCTGCGCACACCGCCAACCAGATGGCCAACTCGGCCGCCGAGGTGGCAGCACGGGGCGGCGACGTAGTCTCGAAGGTGGTGGCGACCATGCAGGACATCAACGCCAGCAGCAACCGCATCAGCGACATCATCGGTGTGATCGACGGCATTGCCTTCCAGACCAACATCCTGGCACTGAACGCGGCCGTGGAAGCAGCCCGTGCGGGCGAACAGGGCCGCGGATTCGCAGTGGTGGCGGGCGAGGTGCGCAGCCTGGCCGGCCGCAGTGCCGAGGCCGCCAAGGAAATCAAGTCGCTGATCGGAGCCTCGGTGGAGAAGGTCGAATCCGGCACGCAGCTGGTAGGCGATGCCGGTGCGACGATGACCGAAATCGTGGCCAGCGTGCAGCGTGTGACGGACATCATTGGCGAGATTCGGGCCGCCACCTCGGAGCAGAGCCAGGGCATTGCGCAGGTCAACACGGCCATGAACCAGCTCGACCAGATGACGCAGCAAAACTCGGCGCTGGTGGAAGAGTCCACCGCCGCCGCCGACAGCCTGCGCGAGCAAGCCATGCGGCTGACCCAAGTGGTGGCGCGTTTCCGAGTGAACGGCAGCAACGCCTCTGCGCAGAGCACAGGTGCTGCCGCCTGGAGCAGCAGCCCCGCGCCTTCACCCGTACCGGCCCCGGCCCGCACGGCGGCGCGTGCACCGGCGCCCGCAGCACGCTCCGCACTGCCCAAAGCAGCGCCGCGGCCCGCAGCACAGCGCCCCGCGGCAGCAGCCCTGCCGCCCAAGGCAAAGCCTGCAACCAGCGCCCCAGCCGCTGCCCCTGCCAAGCCGGGCGGGGACGACAACGGCGAATGGGAATCCTTCTGA
- the lpxC gene encoding UDP-3-O-acyl-N-acetylglucosamine deacetylase has protein sequence MLQQRTLKTLTRAVGVGLHSGQRVELTLRPAQPDTGIVFRRVDLPQPVDIPIRADAVTDTRLASTIAVGNAKVHTVEHLMSACAGLGIDNLYVDITAEEVPILDGSSASFVFLLQSAGIELQKVPKRFIRVLRPVEVREGEGANSKWARLAPYHGYKLSFEIDFDHPAVDSTGQRVEFDLGQGNYSRDIARARTFGFTRDVEMMRSNGLALGGGLDNAIVMDDYKVLNSDGLRYDDEFVKHKILDAMGDLYLIGKPLLAAYSAFRSGHGMNNLLLRELLAQRDAWEEVTFEDERKAPGGFAQPVRAW, from the coding sequence ATGCTGCAACAACGCACCCTCAAGACTCTGACCCGTGCCGTAGGCGTGGGGCTGCACAGCGGACAACGGGTGGAGCTGACGCTGCGGCCCGCCCAGCCGGACACCGGCATCGTGTTCCGCCGGGTCGATCTGCCCCAGCCGGTGGACATTCCCATTCGCGCAGATGCCGTTACCGACACGCGGCTGGCCTCGACCATCGCCGTGGGCAACGCCAAGGTCCATACCGTAGAGCACCTCATGTCCGCCTGCGCGGGGCTTGGGATCGACAACCTTTATGTGGACATCACGGCCGAGGAAGTGCCGATTCTTGATGGCTCGTCGGCGTCGTTCGTGTTCCTGCTGCAAAGCGCAGGGATCGAGCTGCAGAAAGTGCCCAAGCGTTTTATCCGGGTGCTGCGGCCCGTGGAAGTGCGCGAAGGCGAGGGCGCCAATTCCAAGTGGGCGCGTCTTGCGCCGTACCACGGTTACAAGCTCAGTTTTGAAATCGACTTCGACCACCCGGCGGTGGACTCCACCGGCCAGCGCGTGGAGTTCGACTTGGGTCAGGGCAATTACAGCCGTGACATTGCCCGTGCACGCACCTTTGGCTTCACGCGCGACGTGGAAATGATGCGCTCCAACGGCCTGGCCCTGGGTGGGGGCCTCGACAACGCCATCGTCATGGACGACTACAAGGTGCTCAACAGCGACGGGCTGCGTTACGACGACGAGTTCGTCAAGCACAAGATCCTGGATGCGATGGGCGACCTGTACCTCATCGGCAAGCCCTTGCTGGCGGCCTACAGCGCTTTCCGCTCGGGCCACGGCATGAACAACCTTCTCCTGCGTGAGCTGCTTGCGCAGCGCGATGCGTGGGAGGAGGTGACGTTTGAAGACGAGCGCAAGGCGCCGGGCGGCTTTGCCCAGCCTGTGCGGGCCTGGTGA
- the thiC gene encoding phosphomethylpyrimidine synthase ThiC, translating into MHAPDKFAQLLALTREPFPASTKSYLAGSLPDMRVPVRDIALTNGERVSVYDTSGPYTDPNAVIDVRQGLPSVRGGWITGRGDVEHYEGRAPVALDDGQKSEDATRLAQLRAEAAALQRKPLRAKVGANVTQMHYAKKGIITPEMEYVAIRENGKREWMAQYMADAGREKRLMGNPMGASIPRIITPEFVRDEVARGRAIIPANINHPEVEPMAIGRNFLVKINANIGNSAVTSSIEEEVEKLVWAIRWGADNVMDLSTGKNIHTTRDWIVRNSPVPIGTVPIYQALEKVGGVAEDLTWAIFRDTLIEQAEQGVDYFTIHAGVRLAYIHLTAQRRTGIVSRGGSIMAKWCMAHHRESFLYEHFEDICDIMKAYDVSFSLGDGLRPGCASDANDEAQFAELHTLGELTQVAWKHDVQTMIEGPGHVPMHMIQANMTEQLKTCHEAPFYTLGPLTIDIAPGYDHIASAIGAAMIGWMGTAMLCYVTPKEHLGLPDRDDVKQGIIAYKIAAHAADVAKGHPGARARDDALSQARFDFRWQDQFNLGLDPETAKEYHDETLPKDSAKVAHFCSMCGPKFCSMKITQEVRDFAAAKGLAEAEALAQGLETKAAEFQRGGGALYIPIASS; encoded by the coding sequence ATCCATGCCCCTGACAAGTTCGCCCAGCTGCTTGCGCTCACGCGTGAGCCGTTTCCAGCATCTACCAAGAGCTACCTTGCCGGCAGCCTGCCGGACATGCGCGTTCCCGTGCGCGACATTGCGCTGACTAACGGAGAGCGCGTCAGCGTGTACGACACCTCGGGCCCCTACACCGACCCGAATGCCGTGATCGACGTGCGCCAGGGCCTGCCCAGCGTGCGCGGCGGCTGGATCACCGGCCGTGGCGATGTGGAGCACTACGAAGGCCGCGCCCCCGTAGCGCTGGACGACGGCCAAAAGAGCGAAGACGCCACGCGCCTCGCCCAGCTGCGCGCCGAGGCCGCCGCGCTGCAGCGCAAGCCGCTGCGCGCCAAGGTCGGTGCCAACGTCACGCAGATGCACTACGCCAAGAAGGGCATCATCACGCCCGAGATGGAGTACGTCGCCATCCGCGAAAACGGCAAGCGCGAGTGGATGGCGCAGTACATGGCCGACGCAGGCCGCGAGAAGCGCCTGATGGGCAACCCGATGGGTGCCAGCATTCCGCGCATCATCACCCCCGAATTCGTGCGCGACGAAGTGGCGCGCGGCCGCGCCATCATCCCCGCCAACATCAACCACCCCGAAGTGGAGCCGATGGCAATTGGCCGCAACTTCCTGGTCAAGATCAACGCCAACATCGGCAACTCGGCCGTCACCTCCAGCATTGAAGAAGAAGTCGAAAAGCTCGTCTGGGCCATCCGCTGGGGTGCCGACAACGTGATGGACCTCTCCACCGGCAAGAACATTCACACCACGCGCGACTGGATCGTGCGCAACTCGCCCGTGCCGATTGGCACCGTGCCGATCTACCAGGCGCTGGAGAAGGTGGGCGGCGTGGCCGAAGACCTGACCTGGGCCATCTTCCGCGACACGCTGATCGAGCAGGCCGAGCAGGGCGTGGACTACTTCACCATCCATGCCGGTGTTCGCCTGGCCTACATCCACCTCACGGCACAGCGGCGCACAGGCATCGTCTCGCGCGGTGGCTCCATCATGGCCAAGTGGTGCATGGCGCACCACCGCGAGAGCTTCCTGTACGAGCACTTCGAGGACATCTGCGACATCATGAAGGCGTACGACGTGTCGTTCAGCCTCGGCGACGGCCTGCGCCCCGGCTGCGCGTCCGACGCCAACGACGAAGCGCAATTTGCCGAGCTGCACACGCTGGGCGAGCTGACCCAGGTGGCCTGGAAGCACGACGTGCAGACCATGATCGAAGGCCCCGGCCACGTGCCCATGCACATGATCCAGGCCAACATGACCGAGCAGCTCAAGACCTGCCACGAAGCGCCGTTCTACACCCTGGGCCCGCTGACCATCGACATCGCGCCCGGCTACGACCACATTGCCTCGGCCATCGGCGCGGCCATGATCGGCTGGATGGGCACGGCCATGCTGTGCTACGTGACGCCCAAGGAGCACCTGGGCCTGCCCGACCGCGACGACGTGAAGCAGGGGATCATTGCCTACAAGATCGCCGCCCACGCGGCCGATGTGGCCAAGGGCCACCCCGGTGCCCGCGCGCGCGACGATGCGCTCAGCCAGGCGCGGTTTGACTTCCGCTGGCAGGACCAGTTCAACCTGGGCCTGGACCCCGAAACGGCCAAGGAGTACCACGACGAGACCCTGCCCAAGGACTCGGCCAAGGTGGCGCATTTCTGCTCGATGTGCGGCCCCAAGTTCTGCTCGATGAAGATCACCCAGGAAGTGCGCGATTTCGCGGCGGCGAAAGGCTTGGCCGAAGCCGAGGCGCTGGCCCAGGGCCTGGAGACCAAGGCGGCGGAGTTCCAGCGCGGCGGTGGGGCGCTGTACATCCCCATTGCATCCAGCTAA
- a CDS encoding methyl-accepting chemotaxis protein: MNALGRLSIRTRLYFGTVFSLILLVVIGGMGYLALDRTRDTLDSLFSQRVQTLTDVAELRTTLGDLRRTEKDIIISFNNSVEVASLRESWGKALAGLTKGLGQVRQTQAGDAGFVEAIGKALVEVKEYEKGIAPVFEQIERAQIDGAVGGAYADRLKKHMEATDQLLLGLAGTARDKMEEARKGVNTLTSTMSGLIAGALLLALAVLIPLTFFSVRSILQSLAQASTLAERIAAGDLTHDVKATSQDEVGQLVGAMGRMQDALRGLVHQVQEAANNISTASSEIASGNHDLSHRTEQTAANLEETASSMELLTSALQGNAQSSRQASEFAATAAEVAARGGAVVADVVTTMDQITASSRKIADITGVIDSIAFQTNILALNAAVEAARAGEQGRGFAVVASEVRTLAQRSAAAAHEIKGLISSSVERVEDGSRLVTQAGATMTEIVGSVRRVAGIISELTVSSAEQSDNVGHISQSVSQLDNMTQQNAALVEESTAASESLREQAVQLTSAVSQFKLQDGGRRHQATVHAPATLAARGPGQALRLK, encoded by the coding sequence ATGAACGCCCTGGGTCGCCTCTCGATTCGTACCCGTCTGTATTTCGGCACGGTCTTCTCCCTGATCCTGCTGGTGGTCATCGGCGGCATGGGCTATCTCGCGCTGGACCGCACGCGCGACACGCTCGACAGCCTGTTTTCGCAGCGGGTGCAGACGTTGACCGACGTGGCCGAACTGCGCACCACGCTGGGCGATCTGCGCCGCACCGAAAAAGACATCATCATCAGCTTCAACAACTCGGTGGAGGTCGCGTCCCTGCGTGAATCGTGGGGCAAGGCGCTGGCCGGCCTGACCAAGGGGCTGGGTCAGGTGCGCCAAACCCAGGCGGGCGATGCCGGTTTTGTCGAGGCCATCGGCAAGGCCCTGGTCGAGGTCAAGGAGTACGAAAAAGGCATCGCGCCGGTCTTCGAGCAGATCGAGCGGGCGCAGATCGACGGAGCCGTGGGCGGTGCCTACGCCGACCGCCTCAAGAAGCACATGGAAGCCACGGACCAACTGCTGCTCGGGCTGGCCGGCACCGCACGCGACAAGATGGAAGAAGCCCGCAAAGGGGTGAACACGCTGACCTCCACCATGTCGGGGCTGATTGCGGGCGCGCTGCTGCTGGCGCTGGCCGTGCTGATTCCGCTCACGTTCTTCAGTGTGCGTTCCATCCTGCAGTCGCTGGCACAGGCCAGCACGCTGGCCGAGCGCATTGCCGCAGGCGACCTCACACATGACGTCAAGGCCACCTCGCAGGACGAAGTGGGCCAGCTGGTGGGAGCCATGGGCCGCATGCAGGATGCACTGCGCGGGCTGGTGCACCAGGTGCAGGAGGCCGCCAACAACATCTCTACCGCCAGTTCGGAAATCGCTTCGGGCAACCATGACCTGAGCCACCGTACCGAGCAGACAGCGGCCAACCTCGAAGAGACCGCATCCTCGATGGAGCTTCTGACCAGTGCGTTGCAGGGCAACGCCCAGTCCTCGCGCCAGGCCAGCGAGTTCGCCGCCACTGCCGCAGAAGTGGCCGCGCGCGGCGGCGCCGTGGTGGCCGATGTGGTCACCACCATGGACCAGATCACGGCCAGCTCGCGCAAGATCGCCGACATCACGGGTGTCATCGATTCCATCGCTTTCCAGACCAACATCCTGGCGTTGAACGCAGCGGTGGAGGCCGCCCGTGCAGGCGAGCAGGGGCGAGGCTTTGCCGTGGTGGCCAGCGAAGTGCGTACGCTGGCCCAGCGCAGTGCGGCGGCAGCGCATGAAATCAAGGGCCTGATCAGCTCGTCGGTGGAACGCGTGGAGGACGGCTCGCGCCTGGTCACGCAAGCGGGCGCCACCATGACCGAGATCGTGGGCAGCGTGCGCCGGGTGGCCGGCATCATCAGCGAGCTGACCGTATCGTCTGCCGAGCAGAGCGACAACGTGGGCCATATCAGCCAGTCGGTCAGCCAGCTGGACAACATGACACAGCAAAACGCGGCGCTGGTCGAAGAATCTACCGCGGCATCCGAATCGCTGCGCGAGCAGGCCGTGCAGCTCACCAGCGCGGTGAGCCAATTCAAGCTGCAGGACGGCGGCCGGCGCCATCAGGCGACGGTGCATGCGCCTGCCACACTCGCAGCGCGCGGGCCAGGGCAGGCGCTCAGGCTGAAATAG
- a CDS encoding MFS transporter, with protein sequence MDTGVDIAGARGSPREPSSMAHALFGDRDVISPTEPARATVSRSTLPVPPAWIVVLSGIVAAMHVGKMAPAIPVLQESLGVSLLQAGFLLSAVQLAGMALGVVAGVMADGLGLRRSVLWGQCVLAGASLAGMWVDGSALLLALRAAEGAGFLLAALPAPSLIRQLVRPAQLPLYLGLWGTYMGTGIALALLGGPLAMAWLGWQGWWGLLAAASLGIAAWVLWKVPSDAARRPMTEAAAGQPDTSLWLARLRLTLSRRGPWQVALLFAAYSSQWLAVIGFLPAVYAQAGVGATAAGALTALVAWVNVLGNLAAGRLLQKGWCARHLLYAGFGCMGLTAIPVFAAWSADMPLARYTAVLLFSAVGGLIPAVLFSLAVRVAPSERTVSTTVGWMQQCSCAGQFAGPPLVAWVAGQAGGWHWTWALTGAIACLGLLGARQVRFQACG encoded by the coding sequence ATGGATACCGGTGTGGACATTGCCGGGGCCCGCGGCTCACCGCGCGAGCCCTCCAGCATGGCCCATGCCCTTTTTGGAGACCGTGACGTGATTTCGCCCACCGAGCCAGCTCGCGCCACCGTCAGCCGCAGCACCCTGCCCGTGCCCCCTGCATGGATCGTGGTGCTTTCAGGCATCGTGGCGGCCATGCACGTGGGAAAGATGGCGCCAGCGATCCCGGTACTGCAGGAGTCACTGGGTGTGAGCCTGTTGCAAGCTGGCTTTCTGCTGTCGGCGGTGCAGCTTGCCGGCATGGCGCTAGGGGTGGTGGCCGGTGTGATGGCAGACGGACTGGGCCTTCGGCGCAGCGTTCTATGGGGCCAGTGCGTGCTGGCCGGGGCAAGCCTGGCCGGCATGTGGGTGGACGGCTCCGCCCTGCTGCTGGCGCTGCGCGCAGCCGAAGGTGCGGGCTTTTTGCTGGCCGCGCTACCTGCTCCCAGCCTCATCCGGCAACTGGTGCGGCCTGCGCAACTGCCGCTGTACCTGGGCCTGTGGGGCACCTACATGGGCACCGGCATTGCCCTGGCCTTGCTGGGTGGGCCGCTGGCCATGGCGTGGCTGGGCTGGCAAGGCTGGTGGGGGCTGCTCGCGGCGGCATCGCTGGGCATCGCAGCGTGGGTGTTGTGGAAGGTGCCGTCCGATGCGGCGCGGCGCCCCATGACCGAGGCAGCGGCCGGACAGCCCGACACGTCCCTGTGGCTGGCCAGATTGCGCCTCACGCTCTCGCGGCGCGGCCCATGGCAGGTCGCCCTGCTGTTTGCGGCGTACTCCAGCCAATGGCTGGCCGTCATCGGATTTTTGCCGGCGGTGTACGCCCAGGCGGGTGTGGGTGCCACTGCAGCCGGCGCGCTGACCGCCCTGGTGGCCTGGGTCAACGTGCTGGGCAACCTGGCGGCCGGGCGGCTGCTGCAAAAGGGCTGGTGCGCCCGGCACCTGCTCTATGCGGGTTTCGGCTGCATGGGGCTGACAGCCATTCCCGTTTTTGCAGCGTGGAGTGCCGACATGCCGCTGGCCCGCTACACCGCCGTGCTGCTGTTTTCCGCCGTGGGCGGGCTGATTCCGGCGGTACTGTTTTCGCTCGCTGTGCGGGTCGCGCCCAGTGAACGAACGGTGTCCACCACCGTAGGCTGGATGCAGCAGTGTTCTTGTGCGGGGCAGTTTGCGGGCCCGCCGCTCGTGGCCTGGGTGGCAGGCCAGGCGGGCGGCTGGCACTGGACCTGGGCACTGACCGGCGCAATCGCATGCCTGGGCCTGCTGGGCGCGCGACAGGTGCGGTTTCAGGCTTGCGGCTGA
- a CDS encoding GspE/PulE family protein, with protein MRHPLPYAFARTAQLLLEDDGHQLVLWHGPHPDAGALSEVLRKHPVQQMLPLEAAALAQRISAAYSHSESSAATVVSEVESDADLSRMMQELPAVEDLLESAGDAPIIRMLNALLTQAARDGASDIHIEPYERHSSVRFRVDGTLREVVQPNRALHAALISRLKIMADLDISEKRLPQDGRISLRLGTRAIDVRVSTLPSAHGERAVLRLLDKSESKLSLEAVGMQGETLSRFEGLIGQPHGIILVTGPTGSGKTTTLYAALGRLDATRNNIMTVEDPIEYELPGVGQTQVNSKIELTFAKALRAILRQDPDIIMIGEIRDFETAQIAIQASLTGHLVLATLHTNDAASAVTRLTDMGVEPFLLSSSLLGVLAQRLVRKYCTHCEGKGCEQCGQTGYAGRTGVFELLVTTDAIRAQIHNQAAEADIRAAALAGGMALMRDDGERLIAAGITSREEVVRVTRD; from the coding sequence TTGCCCGCACGGCCCAGCTGCTGCTGGAGGACGACGGCCACCAGCTTGTGCTGTGGCATGGGCCGCACCCCGACGCGGGGGCGTTGTCGGAGGTGCTGCGCAAGCACCCGGTGCAGCAGATGCTGCCCCTGGAAGCGGCAGCCCTGGCCCAGCGCATCAGCGCCGCGTATTCGCACAGCGAATCGAGCGCCGCCACGGTGGTGAGCGAGGTCGAGAGCGACGCCGACCTCTCGCGCATGATGCAGGAGCTGCCGGCGGTGGAAGACCTGCTGGAATCGGCCGGCGATGCGCCCATCATCCGCATGCTCAACGCCCTGCTCACGCAGGCTGCGCGCGATGGCGCCAGCGACATCCACATCGAGCCTTATGAGCGCCATTCCAGCGTGCGCTTTCGGGTGGACGGCACGTTGCGCGAGGTGGTGCAGCCCAACCGCGCGCTGCACGCGGCCCTGATCTCGCGCCTGAAGATCATGGCCGACCTGGACATCAGCGAAAAGCGCTTGCCGCAGGACGGCCGCATCAGCCTGCGCCTGGGCACACGCGCCATCGATGTGCGCGTGTCCACCCTGCCCAGCGCCCATGGCGAACGCGCGGTGCTGCGTCTCCTGGACAAGAGCGAAAGCAAGCTCAGCCTGGAGGCGGTGGGCATGCAGGGCGAAACGCTTTCGCGCTTTGAAGGCCTCATCGGCCAGCCGCACGGCATCATCCTGGTGACGGGGCCCACCGGCTCGGGCAAGACGACCACGCTGTATGCAGCGCTGGGCCGGCTCGATGCCACGCGCAACAACATCATGACGGTGGAAGACCCCATCGAATACGAACTGCCCGGCGTGGGGCAGACGCAGGTCAACAGCAAGATCGAGCTGACGTTTGCCAAGGCCCTGCGTGCCATCCTGCGGCAGGACCCGGACATCATCATGATTGGTGAAATCCGCGATTTCGAAACCGCGCAGATCGCCATCCAGGCCTCGCTGACGGGCCACCTGGTGCTGGCCACCCTGCACACCAACGATGCAGCCAGCGCCGTGACGCGCCTGACCGACATGGGGGTGGAGCCGTTCCTGCTGTCGTCGTCACTGCTCGGCGTGCTGGCCCAGCGGCTGGTGCGCAAATACTGCACGCATTGCGAAGGCAAGGGCTGCGAGCAGTGCGGGCAAACAGGCTATGCCGGCCGCACGGGCGTGTTCGAACTGCTGGTCACCACCGACGCCATCCGGGCGCAGATCCACAACCAGGCTGCCGAGGCCGACATCCGCGCCGCGGCATTGGCAGGCGGCATGGCACTGATGCGCGATGACGGCGAACGGCTGATTGCCGCCGGCATTACCAGCCGCGAAGAGGTTGTGCGGGTGACGCGGGACTGA